One part of the Terriglobia bacterium genome encodes these proteins:
- the hemH gene encoding ferrochelatase yields the protein MNAEEVPVGVLVMNVGTPDAPTTTDVRRYLREFLSDPRILDTNAAARFLLLRLVILPFRPARSAEAYRKIWTAGGSPLLVHGHAFRDGLAARLGGEYEVALGMGYGRPSLAAAMEELRSRGCRRIVVFPLFPQLASATTGSTLEAAYRRAAQFWNVPLLSTVPPFYADPGFVGAFAAQARASLAEEPADHLLFSFHGLPERQILKSDESGGHCLRSAECCSAIGLANRSCYRAQCFETARLISAALGLEDGAWSVAFQSRLGRIPWIGPATDEAVPRLAREGIRNLTVACPAFVADCLETLEEIGIRAAESFRAAGGASLRLVPSLNGSAMWVNAAARLVRRAACDEASRPP from the coding sequence ATGAACGCGGAGGAGGTGCCGGTCGGGGTCCTCGTGATGAACGTCGGCACGCCCGACGCCCCCACGACGACCGACGTGCGGCGGTACCTCCGGGAGTTCCTTTCGGATCCCCGAATCCTGGACACGAACGCGGCGGCCCGGTTCCTTCTGCTCCGTCTCGTGATCCTCCCCTTCCGCCCAGCCCGCTCCGCGGAGGCGTACCGGAAGATCTGGACCGCGGGCGGCTCGCCCCTGCTCGTCCACGGCCACGCCTTTCGCGACGGGCTCGCGGCGCGGCTCGGCGGGGAATACGAGGTCGCCCTGGGGATGGGCTACGGTCGTCCCTCGTTGGCCGCCGCGATGGAGGAGCTTCGCTCCCGGGGATGCCGGCGGATCGTCGTGTTCCCGCTCTTCCCGCAGCTCGCCTCCGCCACGACCGGGTCGACCCTCGAGGCGGCGTACCGGCGCGCCGCGCAATTCTGGAACGTGCCGCTCCTGTCCACGGTGCCGCCGTTCTACGCCGACCCCGGATTCGTCGGCGCATTCGCGGCGCAGGCCCGGGCCTCCCTGGCCGAAGAGCCCGCGGACCACCTGCTGTTCAGCTTCCACGGGCTCCCCGAGCGGCAGATCCTGAAATCCGACGAAAGCGGCGGGCACTGTCTCAGGTCCGCCGAGTGCTGCAGCGCGATCGGTCTCGCGAATCGGAGCTGCTACCGCGCCCAGTGCTTCGAGACCGCTCGGCTCATCTCGGCAGCGCTGGGTCTCGAAGACGGCGCGTGGTCCGTCGCCTTCCAGTCGCGCCTCGGCCGGATACCGTGGATCGGGCCGGCGACCGACGAGGCGGTCCCTCGGCTCGCCCGCGAGGGCATCCGGAACCTGACGGTGGCGTGCCCCGCGTTCGTCGCGGACTGCCTCGAGACGCTGGAGGAGATCGGGATCCGGGCGGCGGAGAGCTTCCGCGCCGCCGGAGGCGCGAGCCTGCGTCTCGTCCCGTCCCTCAACGGCTCGGCGATGTGGGTGAACGCCGCGGCGCGGCTGGTCCGGCGTGCGGCGTGCGATGAGGCCTCGCGGCCGCCCTGA
- the rpsR gene encoding 30S ribosomal protein S18, with protein MRDGSRSGGEGGGRGRQPRSGGRRRFLFRRRKYCKFCEEKAAWVDHKDIRTLQNYIPERAKILPRRISGTCSKHQRQLMRAIKRARNIALLPFTSD; from the coding sequence ATGAGGGACGGATCCCGGTCGGGCGGCGAAGGCGGGGGGCGCGGGCGACAGCCGCGAAGCGGCGGCCGGCGGCGGTTCCTGTTCCGCCGCAGGAAGTACTGCAAGTTCTGCGAGGAGAAGGCCGCGTGGGTCGACCACAAGGACATCCGGACCCTGCAGAACTACATCCCGGAGCGCGCGAAGATCCTGCCGCGCAGGATCTCGGGGACGTGCTCCAAGCACCAGCGCCAGTTGATGCGGGCGATCAAGCGCGCGCGCAACATCGCGCTCCTGCCCTTCACCAGCGACTAG
- a CDS encoding YceI family protein, whose protein sequence is MRVRRILLSLLVAALALATPAVRAADTFSIDPAHSNVGFSIRHLISRVTGRFADFSGTILLDGADPTKSTVAFTIKAASIDTAEPKRDAHLRSPDFFEVAKFPELTFQSTRISKTTGSTYQVTGKFTLHGVSKEITIPVEFLGTAKDPWGNDRAGFSTSFTLDRKDYGIVWNKVLDAGGTFVGDEVSATINVEAVKEKPQASPAAK, encoded by the coding sequence ATGCGAGTCCGACGCATCCTGCTCTCGCTCCTCGTCGCAGCGCTCGCCCTCGCGACCCCCGCCGTCCGCGCGGCGGACACCTTCAGCATCGACCCGGCCCACAGCAACGTCGGCTTCAGCATCCGCCACCTCATCTCCCGCGTGACCGGCCGGTTCGCCGACTTCAGCGGGACCATTCTGCTGGACGGCGCCGATCCGACGAAGTCCACCGTCGCGTTCACGATCAAGGCGGCCAGCATCGACACCGCGGAACCGAAGCGGGACGCCCACCTGAGGTCCCCCGACTTCTTCGAAGTGGCGAAGTTCCCCGAGCTGACGTTTCAGAGCACCAGGATCTCGAAGACGACCGGGAGCACGTACCAGGTCACGGGCAAGTTCACCCTCCACGGCGTCTCCAAGGAGATCACGATTCCCGTGGAGTTCCTGGGCACGGCGAAGGACCCCTGGGGGAACGACCGGGCCGGCTTCTCGACCTCGTTCACCCTCGACCGGAAGGACTACGGGATCGTCTGGAACAAGGTGCTGGACGCCGGTGGCACTTTCGTCGGCGACGAGGTATCCGCCACGATCAACGTCGAGGCCGTGAAGGAGAAGCCGCAGGCGTCGCCCGCCGCGAAGTGA
- a CDS encoding glycosyltransferase family 9 protein translates to MAGTVVVQTAFLGDVVLTTPLLRELRRARPSAPITVVTTPVGAQTLAGHPSVDAIEVLDKRGADRGPAGLARVVRRLRAGRPDVAVAAQRSARTGLLILLSGAPLRIGFRSAPGRFAYTELVPWSAAEHAVRRYLALARPAGGDPAAADPRPEVPLFADARERAAALLAEAGVVEGEPLLAVAPGSIWGTKRWLPEGFASVVRSAADRRLIPVLVGSASERSLCDEIIRAAGARAANLAGRCLIPELAAVLARARALVSNDSGAGHVASAVGTPVVTIFGPTVPAFGYAPFGGDHRIVEHETLPCRPCDRHGPEVCPLGHFRCMREVGADRVLEALDEVIGARS, encoded by the coding sequence ATGGCCGGCACGGTCGTCGTCCAGACGGCGTTCCTCGGCGACGTGGTCCTCACGACCCCGCTCCTCCGCGAGCTCCGTCGCGCTCGCCCCTCGGCGCCGATCACCGTGGTGACGACGCCGGTCGGGGCCCAGACGCTCGCCGGCCACCCATCGGTGGACGCCATCGAGGTCCTGGACAAGAGGGGAGCGGACCGCGGGCCGGCGGGCCTGGCGCGAGTCGTGCGGCGCCTCCGCGCGGGCCGGCCAGACGTCGCGGTGGCGGCGCAGCGCTCCGCGAGGACCGGCCTCCTGATCCTGCTCAGCGGCGCGCCGCTCAGGATCGGGTTCAGGTCGGCACCGGGGCGCTTTGCCTACACGGAGCTCGTGCCGTGGAGCGCCGCGGAGCACGCGGTCCGGCGCTACCTCGCCCTCGCGCGTCCGGCGGGTGGCGATCCCGCCGCCGCGGACCCGCGCCCCGAGGTCCCGCTTTTCGCGGACGCCCGCGAACGGGCGGCCGCCCTGCTGGCCGAGGCCGGCGTCGTGGAGGGGGAGCCGTTGCTCGCGGTCGCGCCGGGGTCGATCTGGGGAACGAAGCGATGGCTGCCCGAAGGATTCGCGTCGGTCGTTCGCTCCGCCGCCGACCGACGCCTGATCCCCGTCCTGGTGGGCTCCGCGTCGGAGCGGTCGCTCTGCGACGAGATCATCCGCGCCGCCGGAGCGCGGGCGGCGAACCTCGCCGGGCGCTGCCTCATCCCGGAGCTCGCGGCGGTGCTCGCGCGGGCACGCGCGCTGGTATCGAACGACAGCGGCGCGGGCCACGTGGCGAGCGCGGTGGGAACGCCGGTGGTCACGATCTTCGGACCGACGGTCCCCGCATTCGGCTACGCGCCGTTCGGCGGCGACCACCGGATCGTCGAGCACGAGACGCTACCGTGCCGACCCTGCGACCGTCACGGACCCGAGGTCTGCCCGCTGGGGCACTTCCGGTGCATGCGGGAGGTCGGCGCCGACCGGGTGCT
- the rplI gene encoding 50S ribosomal protein L9, whose protein sequence is MKVVLRQDVEHLGERGQIVNVSPGFARNYLLPKMLAMEATPGNLRNFELQKRVWVARESREVEEARSFAGRLESVRIAVSKKAGEHDVLYGSVTSSEIADLLAAKGIEVDRRKIQLDEPIKSLGTFEVPVKIHRQVTAKVTVQVVAEAE, encoded by the coding sequence GTGAAGGTCGTGCTGCGCCAGGACGTCGAACACCTCGGGGAGCGGGGGCAGATCGTGAACGTGTCTCCGGGCTTCGCGAGGAACTACCTCTTGCCGAAGATGCTCGCGATGGAAGCGACGCCGGGGAACCTCCGCAACTTCGAGCTGCAGAAGCGGGTGTGGGTCGCGAGAGAGTCGCGGGAGGTCGAGGAAGCGCGCTCGTTCGCCGGCCGTCTCGAGAGCGTGAGGATCGCCGTATCGAAGAAGGCAGGGGAGCACGACGTGCTCTACGGATCGGTGACGAGCTCCGAGATCGCCGACCTTCTCGCGGCCAAGGGGATCGAGGTGGACCGCCGCAAGATCCAGCTCGACGAGCCGATCAAGTCCCTCGGCACGTTCGAGGTGCCCGTCAAGATCCACCGGCAAGTCACGGCGAAGGTCACCGTGCAGGTCGTCGCGGAAGCCGAGTAG